In Ovis aries strain OAR_USU_Benz2616 breed Rambouillet chromosome 14, ARS-UI_Ramb_v3.0, whole genome shotgun sequence, a single genomic region encodes these proteins:
- the LOC101111827 gene encoding cationic amino acid transporter 3-like has product MLRQYVHQLGQKLVHRRRLEPKEEIESPVAQLNTLQMVILGVANTLGAGIYVVAGIVAKYITGPAIAISFLVAALPCLMCALCYAELWARVSCSGSVYLYSYVTMGQLYAFITGWNLILTLLIATASLSKVWSITFDSLIGNHISQALEGTFSPYMPSFLATFPDFVALALLLVMIGVTLLGLHTSPLIFKVFTGIKIFVPIFTIISGFIKGDLHNWQLTEQDYRLNTSGSSDIYSLGPLGSGGFVPFGFDGILRGAALCFYPCFAVEAVVATGREARNPQRSIPLSMMVSISVGFLTYFGVSAALTLMVPYYQIHHYNPLPEAFLQIGWAPASYIMAVLFLCSFLYSLLFSIFFMSQFACAMAKDGLLFRGLAQIHARTSTPMVAIVSSGSLAAIMVLLLDLGHIVELMLTGIMLAYTLATFYVLVLRYQPDLNEKTEEEVEMEPKVEEHPLDSVPEAGTSNILKTLWFPTSTTPTQKSGQIVYGCAFLLVLLLIILSLILAQWRSQLFSGDPVLTTVAVLLLLLITGVTVIIWRQPQNPSSLHFKAPALPVLPLVSIFVNVYLMMQITSETWTQFGVWNAIGSVIYFGYGIRHSLQENNEQQPPTSTSQTLYENIPGAESS; this is encoded by the exons ATGCTGCGCCAGTATGTTCACCAACTTGGTCAAAAACTGGTCCACAGGCGGCGGCTGGAGCCCAAAGAGGAGATTGAGAGTCCTGTGGCTCAACTGAAcaccctgcagatggtgatcttGGGTGTGGCCAACACCCTGGGGGCTGGCATATACGTCGTGGCTGGTATAGTGGCCAAATACATAACTGGACCAGcaattgccatctccttcttggTGGCCGCCCTGCCTTGTCTGATGTGTGCTCTCTGCTATGCTGAGTTATGGGCCAGGGTATCATGCTCCGGTTCTGTGTATCTCTACAGCTATGTCACCATGGGACAACTGTACGCCTTCATCACTGGCTGGAACCTCATCCTTACCTTACTTATTG CCACTGCCAGTTTGTCCAAAGTGTGGAGCATCACCTTTGACAGCCTTATTGGAAACCACATCTCTCAGGCATTAGAGGGGACCTTCTCTCCGTATATGCCCTCTTTCCTGGCCACGTTCCCAGACTTTGTCGCTCTGGCCCTGTTGCTGGTGATGATTG GAGTAACACTTCTGGGACTTCATACGTCACCCCTGATTTTCAAAGTGTTCACAGGCATCAAAATTTTTGTTCCAATCTTCACGATCATCTCTGGCTTCATTAAGGGAGACCTGCACAACTGGCAGCTCACAGAACAGGACTATAGACTGAACACATCCGGATCCAGTGACATCTATAG CTTGGGCCCTCTGGGTTCTGGAGGGTTTGTGCCCTTTGGCTTTGATGGGATTCTCCGAGGAGCAGCTTTATGTTTCTACCCATGTTTTGCTGTTGAAGCCGTGGTCGCTACAG GGAGAGAAGCCCGAAATCCTCAGCGTTCCATCCCCTTGAGCATGATGGTCTCCATCTCTGTTGGTTTTTTGACATATTTTGGAGTCTCAGCAGCACTCACCCTTATGGTGCCCTACTACCAGATTCATCATTACAATCCTTTACCAGAGGCCTTTCTCCAAATCGGGTGGGCTCCTGCCAGCTACATCATGGCTGTTCTTTtcctgtgttcttttttatacag ccTTCTGTTTAGCATATTTTTCATGTCTCAGTTCGCCTGTGCAATGGCTAAGGACGGGCTCCTTTTCCGGGGCCTTGCCCAGATCCATGCCCGCACAAGCACCCCTATGGTGGCCATCGTGTCTTCTGGAAGTCTTGCAG CCATCATGGTGTTACTCTTGGACCTTGGTCATATTGTGGAACTCATGTTAACTGGGATCATGCTTGCTTATACCCTTGCGACTTTTTATGTGCTTGTCCTCAG GTACCAGCCAGACctgaatgagaaaacagaggaggaAGTTGAGATGGAGCCTAAAGTTGAAGAACATCCTCTGGACTCTGTACCTGAAGCAGGAACCTCAAACATCCTAAAGACTCTGTGGTTCCCTACCAGCACCACCCCCACCCAGAAATCTGGCCAGATTGTCTATGGATGTGCCTTCCTGCTCG TTCTCCTGCTGATTATCCTGAGCCTGATCTTGGCCCAGTGGCGCAGCCAGTTGTTCTCTGGAGACCCCGTGCTCACAACagtggctgtgctgctgctgctgctcatcacTGGGGTCACGGTCATCATCTGGAGGCAGCCCCAAAACCCTTCTTCTCTTCACTTCAAG GCCCCTGCTCTGCCTGTCCTCCCACTGGTCAGCATCTTCGTGAATGTTTACTTGATGATGCAGATAACGTCTGAAACATGGACCCAATTTGGAGTCTGGAATGCGATTG GATCTGTTATATACTTTGGATATGGGATCCGACACAGCCTGCAGGAAAACAATGAGCAACAACCACCAACCTCCACCTCTCAAACTCTTTACGAAAACATCCCTGGTGCTGAGTCATCTTAA